A single genomic interval of Agarivorans aestuarii harbors:
- a CDS encoding HAD family hydrolase gives MLSIDYSKYDAFIFDMDGTLVDSMPAHLAAWGEALNKQGLPVYINFVAERGGMPTLKIAEQYQQHYQVNIDAMQLLNDKRTGFDALWHKVERIPASCKLLAEYSATKKLGLGTGAERVNMDRITNNLQLTEYFQAMVCAEDVVAHKPEPDTFLQVAKRLAVEPKRCLVFEDTPFGIQAAHNAGMDCVVVRDFQLAEFLPLS, from the coding sequence TTGTTATCTATAGATTACTCAAAGTATGATGCCTTTATTTTTGATATGGATGGCACCTTAGTTGACTCGATGCCAGCACATTTAGCTGCTTGGGGAGAAGCCTTAAACAAGCAGGGCTTACCGGTTTATATCAATTTTGTGGCGGAGCGTGGCGGTATGCCTACGCTGAAAATTGCTGAGCAATACCAGCAACATTATCAAGTGAACATTGATGCAATGCAGTTACTTAATGACAAGCGAACTGGGTTTGATGCCTTATGGCATAAAGTTGAGCGGATCCCGGCTAGCTGCAAGTTACTCGCAGAATATTCGGCCACTAAAAAGCTAGGTTTGGGCACGGGTGCTGAGCGAGTCAATATGGACCGTATCACCAATAACCTTCAACTTACCGAGTATTTTCAAGCGATGGTGTGTGCCGAAGATGTAGTCGCACATAAACCTGAGCCAGATACATTTCTTCAAGTAGCGAAACGCCTAGCTGTTGAACCAAAGCGTTGTTTGGTGTTTGAAGATACGCCATTTGGTATTCAGGCTGCGCATAATGCTGGAATGGATTGTGTGGTCGTGAGAGATTTCCAACTGGCAGAGTTTTTACCTCTGTCTTAG
- the greA gene encoding transcription elongation factor GreA, which yields MKPVPMTVRGETQLREELEHLKTVVRPKIIDDIAVAREHGDLKENAEYHAAREQQGFCEGRIQDIEGKLSNVQVIDVTKMTNNGKVIFGSTVTLLNLDTDKEVTYGIVGDDEADIKQNRISVNSPIARGLIGKNVEDEVTVVTPGGEVEYEIVAVEYI from the coding sequence ATGAAACCAGTTCCTATGACGGTGCGTGGAGAAACGCAATTACGTGAAGAGTTAGAGCATCTAAAAACAGTGGTTCGTCCAAAAATTATCGACGATATTGCGGTAGCTCGTGAGCATGGCGATCTTAAAGAAAACGCTGAATATCACGCTGCACGTGAACAACAAGGTTTTTGTGAAGGGCGTATTCAAGATATCGAAGGCAAGTTAAGTAACGTTCAGGTTATCGACGTAACTAAAATGACCAATAACGGCAAGGTGATTTTTGGTTCTACGGTTACTTTACTAAACCTTGATACAGACAAAGAAGTAACTTACGGCATTGTTGGTGACGATGAAGCCGACATTAAGCAAAATCGCATTTCCGTTAACTCGCCAATTGCGCGCGGGCTTATTGGTAAGAACGTAGAAGACGAAGTCACCGTAGTAACGCCTGGCGGTGAAGTTGAATACGAAATTGTAGCGGTTGAATATATTTAG
- the yhbY gene encoding ribosome assembly RNA-binding protein YhbY: protein MQLTNKQKQHLKSLAHNLKPVVMLGSNGLTEGILAEIEVAIAHHELIKVKIATDDREMKQLIADTIVDKVSAVKVQVIGHILIIYRPSEDKKIELPRK, encoded by the coding sequence ATGCAACTAACCAACAAACAAAAACAGCACCTGAAATCCTTGGCTCATAACCTAAAGCCAGTGGTAATGCTTGGCTCAAATGGATTGACCGAAGGAATTTTGGCAGAGATAGAAGTGGCGATTGCTCACCATGAACTGATTAAGGTGAAAATTGCTACCGATGATCGTGAAATGAAGCAGCTGATTGCCGATACCATTGTTGATAAGGTTTCAGCGGTAAAGGTTCAAGTAATTGGCCATATATTAATTATCTATCGTCCTAGCGAAGATAAGAAAATCGAGTTACCACGAAAATAA
- the rlmE gene encoding 23S rRNA (uridine(2552)-2'-O)-methyltransferase RlmE produces the protein MTNKKHTASSKRWLTEHFDDHYVQKAQKLGLRSRAVFKIEEIQNKDKLLKPGMTVVDLGAAPGGWSQYCVEQVGLDGHVIACDILPMDPIAGVDFLCGDFREEEVLNALLERVGEKKVDVVLSDMAPNMSGNNNVDQSRAMYLVELALDMCREVLAPKGSFAVKVFQGEGFDQYLQQVRSMFTSVKTRKPDSSRARSREVYIVASGFKL, from the coding sequence GTGACCAATAAAAAACATACTGCCAGCTCTAAACGCTGGTTAACTGAACATTTTGATGACCACTATGTGCAAAAAGCCCAAAAGCTTGGCTTGCGTTCAAGAGCGGTATTTAAAATTGAAGAAATTCAAAATAAAGATAAGTTACTCAAACCAGGCATGACTGTCGTAGACCTTGGTGCTGCTCCTGGTGGATGGTCGCAATACTGCGTCGAGCAAGTTGGTTTAGATGGGCACGTCATCGCTTGTGACATTCTACCAATGGACCCTATTGCCGGAGTTGACTTTCTTTGTGGTGATTTTCGCGAAGAAGAAGTGCTAAATGCTTTACTTGAGCGAGTGGGTGAAAAGAAAGTTGATGTTGTACTGTCTGATATGGCACCAAACATGAGTGGTAACAATAATGTTGACCAATCACGTGCAATGTATTTAGTTGAACTAGCATTAGATATGTGTCGTGAAGTATTAGCACCAAAAGGCAGTTTTGCGGTTAAGGTATTTCAAGGCGAAGGCTTTGATCAATATCTGCAGCAAGTACGTTCTATGTTTACCAGTGTGAAAACTCGTAAGCCAGATTCTTCTAGGGCTCGCTCTCGAGAAGTCTATATAGTGGCTAGTGGCTTTAAACTATAG